In Hyperolius riggenbachi isolate aHypRig1 chromosome 10, aHypRig1.pri, whole genome shotgun sequence, a genomic segment contains:
- the LOC137537126 gene encoding zinc finger protein 436-like, whose product MSTPMNTNATKKISRDVSICKEEQQNIEGHKDLYKGNMMENQPPLTSPDGSRNSPERSTGPLYSLKCPQEDHTISLDDQGEDVKVEQTSERRDQQSTEQGGTMKKIKEEAEEMYVRNDQQSAEEGDTIKAIKKEEKETYVRGDQQSMEEGDMMRTNKEEDTYVRSDQPFVEGGDMMRTVKKEEEVYVRSDQQPMEEDGLLRIIKEEEEESYGDQSMEEGDIIKFIIEEDNFANTRSHRRVDDAVKRNSSEGGSGIPHPSNREVPSIESQQEKGFACEECGKCFAKKSQLTMHKRSHTGEKPYSCTECGKCFGRRSHLVVHKRSHTDEKPFSCLLCGKSFVCKSQLVVHERFHTGEKPYACPECGKCFVRKSDLARHNISHKGERSFLCHECGKSFVHKSQLALHEKIHTGLKPYSCPDCGKCYGRVSQLLVHRRMHGAEGSRDCPECGKCFKHNSELVLHQRIHTGEKIASKHKSGEGYRNIFAALKIPINSDSLNSSPVDGSR is encoded by the exons ATGTCCACGCCAATGAACACTAATGCAACTAAGAAGATAAGTAGAGATGTCAGCATCTGTAAGGAGGAGCAGCAGAatatagaaggacacaaggacctctacaagggcaacatgatggagaatcagccgcccctcacatcaccgg ATGGATCCAGAAACTCACCAGAGAgaagtacaggtcctctttattccctgaAATGTCCACAAGAAGATCACACCATTTCCCTTGATGATCAG GGTGAGGATGTAAAAGTTGAACAGACATCTGAGAGGAGAGATCAGCAGTCTACAGAGCAGGGTGGCACCATGAAGAAAATTAAAGAGGAAGCAgaggagatgtatgtgaggaatgatcagcagtctGCAGAGGAGGGTGACACCATCAAGGcaattaaaaaggaagaaaaagagacgtatgtgaggggtgatcagcagtctatggaggagggtgacatgatgaggacaaataaagaagaagatacatatgtgaggagtgatcagccatTTGTGGaggggggtgacatgatgaggacagttaaaaaagaagaggaggtgtatgtgagaagTGATCAGCAGCCTATGGAGGAGGATGGCCTGTTGAGGatcattaaagaggaagaagaggagtcctaTGGGgaccagtctatggaggagggtgacatcatcAAATTTATTATAGAGGAAGATAATTTTGCTAATACAAGGTCAC ACCGTAGAGTGGATGATGCCGTCAAAAGAAATTCTTCTGAAGGAGGCTCCGGTATCCCCCATCCCTCTAACCGTGAGGTTCCTAGCATCGAATCACAGCAAGAGAAAGGATTCGCCTGtgaagagtgtgggaaatgttttgcaaagAAATCACAGCTTACCAtgcataagagatctcacacagggGAGAAGCCGTATTCCTgtaccgagtgtgggaaatgttttgggcgtagatCTCATCTTGTTGTTCACAAGAGATCTCACACagatgagaagcccttttcatgtctgCTGTGTGGGAAATCTTTTGTATGTAAATCCCAGCTTGTTGTTCACGAGAGATTCCACACAGGGGAAAAGCCATAtgcatgtcctgagtgtgggaaatgttttgttcgtaAATCAGACCTTGCGAGGCATAATATATCCCATAAAGGGGAAAGGTCATTTTTATGTCacgagtgtgggaaatcttttgttcataaatcacagctggctTTACATGAGAAAATCCACACAGGTTTGAAGCCCTATTCTTGTCCTGATTGTGGGAAATGCTATGGACGGGTGTCACAGCTGCTTGTGCACCGACGAATGCATGGGGCTGAGGGGTCACGTGATTgtcccgagtgtgggaaatgtttcaagcaCAATTCAGAACTTGTTTTGCATCAAAGAATTCACACAGGCGAGAA GATTGCATCGAAgcacaaatctggggaaggttacagaaacatttttgctgctttgaagaTTCCAATAAATAGTGATAGCCTAAACAGTTCGCCGGTGGACGGTTCTCGTTGA